One segment of Aquimarina sp. BL5 DNA contains the following:
- a CDS encoding VWA domain-containing protein, producing the protein MKTKTIKKIGFILLGLFFLGISSCNQYATRKYTVHESIVLEDRESFTQDFEIPNEDDENDEAYKEIIENAFKRVSLAPLSTFSIDVDKASYSNIRRMINNGQEIPEDAVKIEEMINYFKYEYKQPLDQHPFAIHTESGSTPWNEETQLVKIGIKGKEIPAESFPASNLVFLIDVSGSMNDINKLPLLKKAFKLLVSQLRAKDKVSVVVYAGAAGVVLKPTSGKNKEKIMESLDNLQAGGSTAGGEGIKLAYKIAEEHYIKNGNNRVILATDGDFNVGVSSDTGMKKLIEEKRASGVFLTCLGFGMGNYKDSKLETLADTGNGNHAYIDTMQEAQRVLGTEFGGTLYTIAKDVKIQVEFNPVKVKAYRLIGYENRLLNDEDFIDDTKDAGELGSGHTVTALYEVIPTGVQSKYLKEVSDLKYSEKNDETEKAKYGDELFTVKFRYKKPKEDRSIEMMHIHKTADEKQISTDFQFAASVAWYGMKLRNSKYIQNENIEDIITLAKDNKGNDEQGYRAEFIRLMNSYDKAE; encoded by the coding sequence ATGAAAACAAAGACTATTAAAAAAATCGGATTTATACTTCTTGGATTATTCTTTTTAGGAATAAGTTCTTGCAACCAATATGCTACCAGAAAGTACACTGTTCACGAAAGTATCGTGCTAGAAGATAGAGAATCTTTTACACAAGATTTTGAAATTCCTAATGAGGATGATGAAAATGACGAGGCATATAAAGAAATTATAGAGAACGCATTTAAAAGAGTGAGTTTAGCTCCATTATCTACTTTTTCTATAGATGTAGATAAAGCTTCATATAGTAATATTCGAAGAATGATTAATAATGGTCAAGAGATTCCGGAAGATGCTGTGAAGATAGAAGAAATGATCAACTATTTTAAGTATGAGTATAAGCAACCATTAGACCAGCACCCTTTTGCTATTCATACAGAATCAGGAAGTACTCCTTGGAACGAAGAAACACAATTGGTCAAAATAGGAATAAAAGGTAAAGAAATACCTGCAGAAAGTTTTCCTGCATCCAATCTTGTGTTTTTAATTGATGTTTCGGGTTCTATGAATGACATCAATAAATTACCATTGCTAAAAAAGGCTTTTAAGCTGTTGGTGTCCCAATTGAGGGCTAAGGACAAGGTGTCTGTTGTGGTGTATGCAGGTGCCGCTGGTGTAGTGCTCAAACCAACAAGTGGAAAAAATAAGGAAAAGATAATGGAATCATTAGATAATCTGCAAGCAGGAGGATCTACTGCTGGCGGAGAAGGAATTAAACTAGCTTATAAAATAGCTGAAGAACATTATATTAAAAACGGAAATAACAGAGTGATTCTTGCAACCGACGGTGATTTTAACGTAGGAGTTAGTAGCGATACTGGCATGAAGAAATTGATTGAGGAAAAAAGAGCATCCGGAGTATTCTTAACCTGTTTAGGTTTCGGAATGGGTAATTATAAAGATAGCAAACTAGAAACGCTAGCAGATACTGGTAATGGTAATCACGCTTATATCGATACCATGCAAGAAGCGCAGAGAGTATTGGGAACTGAGTTTGGAGGAACATTATATACCATTGCAAAAGATGTAAAAATCCAGGTAGAATTTAACCCAGTTAAGGTAAAAGCATATAGGTTAATTGGATATGAAAACCGATTACTTAATGATGAAGATTTTATAGACGATACTAAAGATGCAGGAGAACTTGGTAGCGGACATACAGTGACCGCATTATATGAGGTGATACCAACCGGAGTGCAAAGCAAATATCTTAAGGAGGTTTCAGACTTAAAATATTCCGAAAAAAATGATGAAACTGAAAAAGCTAAGTATGGAGACGAGTTGTTTACTGTAAAATTCAGATATAAAAAGCCAAAAGAAGATCGAAGTATTGAGATGATGCATATACATAAAACAGCTGACGAAAAACAAATATCAACGGATTTTCAATTCGCTGCTTCTGTAGCTTGGTATGGAATGAAATTACGAAACTCAAAGTATATACAGAATGAAAATATAGAAGATATCATCACCTTGGCGAAAGATAACAAAGGGAATGATGAACAAGGATATCGAGCAGAGTTTATACGATTAATGAATAGTTATGATAAAGCAGAGTAA
- a CDS encoding DUF4349 domain-containing protein: MKQMKILQVLCFLFLALSCSQAEKNYGDVLESIPKEEIIETSVSNISENEIVTDKLKIIKNADCRIKVNNVGQATMLSKKIVSTYKGYISNEHFTHTNYAKENKFTIRVPQENFDEVLDSICALADFVDYKNISTLDVTEEYIDIKSRLKTKLEVKQRYETILKTSTKTVEDILLTEDKLRVLQEEIEAAQGRLNYLTNRVSYSTIQFDLYETVVPKDEPQKYVKSFIEKAEDGLSFGWNLLQHLFLLLFYVWPLVLLGISVFIYFKWIRK; encoded by the coding sequence ATGAAACAGATGAAGATACTTCAGGTTTTATGTTTTTTATTTCTCGCGCTATCTTGCTCTCAAGCAGAAAAGAATTATGGAGATGTTTTAGAAAGTATTCCTAAGGAAGAAATTATAGAGACTTCAGTTTCGAACATCTCCGAAAACGAAATTGTAACCGATAAGCTCAAGATAATTAAAAATGCAGATTGTCGTATTAAAGTAAATAATGTGGGACAAGCAACTATGCTATCAAAAAAAATCGTTTCTACGTATAAAGGTTATATTTCTAATGAACACTTTACACACACTAATTACGCTAAAGAAAATAAGTTTACAATTAGAGTCCCACAGGAAAATTTTGATGAAGTTTTGGATAGTATTTGTGCTTTGGCTGATTTTGTAGATTATAAAAACATATCGACTCTAGATGTCACTGAAGAATATATTGATATTAAATCACGATTAAAAACAAAGTTAGAAGTGAAGCAGCGCTATGAGACAATTCTAAAAACTAGTACAAAGACCGTGGAAGATATTTTGTTGACGGAAGATAAATTAAGAGTGCTCCAAGAGGAAATAGAAGCTGCTCAAGGGCGATTAAACTATCTGACTAATAGAGTATCCTATAGTACAATTCAGTTTGATCTTTATGAAACAGTTGTTCCTAAAGATGAGCCTCAGAAGTATGTGAAAAGCTTTATAGAAAAGGCTGAGGATGGATTGTCTTTTGGCTGGAATCTTTTACAACATTTATTTCTACTACTCTTTTATGTTTGGCCATTAGTGCTATTAGGAATTTCAGTTTTTATCTACTTTAAATGGATTAGGAAATAG
- a CDS encoding VWA domain-containing protein, translating to MKTMSIKKNRWWIIGLSALLITSCDPKTKTPANIVVDVKEETDLVISEEEILKINEVNEEVFIEQFMIEDIEVSEIEEAPEPVAFMMEVANDEVFMESPISFIRETNNESYAEVVENAFKRVSLAPLSTFSIDVDKASYSNIRRMINNGQEIPEDAVKIEEMINYFKYEYKQPLDQHPFAIHTESGSTPWNEETQLVKIGIKGKEIPAESFPASNLVFLIDVSGSMNDINKLPLLKKAFKLLVSQLRAKDKVSIVVYAGAAGVVLKPTSGKNKEKIMESLDNLQAGGSTAGGEGIKLAYKIAEEHYIKNGNNRVILATDGDFNVGVSSDTGMKKLIEEKRISGVFLTCLGFGMGNYKDSKLETLADTGNGNHAYIDTMQEAQRVLGTEFGGTLYTIAKDVKIQVEFNPVKVKAYRLIGYENRLLNDEDFIDDTKDAGELGSGHTVTALYEVIPTGVQSKYLKEVSDLKYSEKNDETEKAKYGDELFTVKFRYKKPKEDRSIEMVHIHKTANEKQISTDFQFASSVAWYGMILKNSKYIQNQNVEDVVSLARNSRGNDEQGYRAEFIRLMNSYDKTN from the coding sequence ATGAAAACAATGAGTATTAAAAAAAACAGATGGTGGATAATAGGATTATCTGCTTTACTGATCACTTCTTGTGATCCTAAAACGAAGACACCTGCTAATATAGTTGTTGATGTCAAAGAGGAAACCGACTTAGTTATTTCAGAAGAAGAGATACTTAAGATTAACGAAGTAAACGAAGAGGTTTTTATTGAACAATTTATGATTGAGGATATAGAAGTTTCGGAAATTGAAGAAGCTCCGGAGCCAGTGGCGTTTATGATGGAAGTAGCAAATGATGAGGTTTTTATGGAAAGTCCTATTAGTTTTATTAGAGAAACCAATAATGAATCATATGCAGAAGTAGTGGAGAACGCTTTTAAAAGAGTGAGTCTGGCTCCACTATCTACTTTTTCTATAGATGTAGATAAAGCTTCATATAGTAACATTCGCAGAATGATTAATAATGGTCAAGAGATTCCGGAAGATGCTGTTAAGATAGAAGAAATGATCAACTATTTTAAGTATGAGTATAAGCAACCATTAGACCAGCATCCTTTTGCTATTCATACAGAATCAGGAAGTACTCCTTGGAACGAAGAAACACAATTGGTCAAAATAGGAATAAAGGGCAAAGAAATACCTGCAGAAAGTTTTCCTGCATCCAATCTTGTATTTTTAATTGATGTTTCGGGTTCTATGAATGACATCAATAAATTACCATTGCTAAAAAAGGCTTTTAAACTGTTGGTGTCCCAATTGAGGGCTAAGGACAAGGTGTCTATTGTTGTGTATGCAGGTGCCGCTGGTGTAGTGCTCAAACCAACAAGTGGAAAAAATAAGGAAAAGATAATGGAATCATTAGATAATCTTCAGGCTGGAGGATCTACTGCTGGCGGAGAAGGAATTAAACTAGCTTATAAAATAGCTGAAGAACATTATATTAAAAACGGTAATAACAGAGTGATTCTTGCAACCGACGGTGATTTTAACGTAGGAGTTAGTAGTGATACTGGCATGAAGAAATTGATTGAGGAAAAAAGGATATCTGGAGTATTCTTAACCTGTTTAGGTTTCGGAATGGGTAATTATAAAGATAGCAAACTAGAAACGCTAGCAGATACTGGTAATGGTAATCACGCTTATATCGATACCATGCAAGAAGCGCAGAGAGTATTGGGAACTGAGTTTGGAGGAACATTATATACCATTGCAAAAGATGTAAAAATCCAGGTAGAATTTAACCCAGTTAAGGTAAAAGCATATAGGTTAATTGGATATGAAAACCGATTACTTAATGATGAAGATTTTATAGACGATACTAAAGATGCAGGAGAACTTGGTAGCGGACATACAGTAACCGCATTATATGAGGTGATACCAACCGGAGTACAAAGCAAATATCTTAAGGAGGTTTCAGACTTAAAATATTCCGAAAAAAATGATGAAACTGAAAAAGCTAAGTATGGAGACGAGTTGTTTACTGTAAAATTCAGATATAAAAAGCCAAAAGAAGATCGAAGTATTGAGATGGTGCATATACATAAAACAGCTAACGAAAAACAAATATCAACGGACTTTCAATTTGCCTCTTCTGTAGCTTGGTATGGAATGATTTTGAAAAACTCAAAATATATACAGAATCAAAATGTTGAGGATGTGGTCTCTTTAGCAAGAAATAGTAGGGGGAATGATGAACAAGGGTATCGAGCAGAGTTTATACGATTAATGAATAGTTATGATAAAACAAATTAA
- a CDS encoding SprT-like domain-containing protein, which produces MKEILARYIPERALEPAFDLIVKCNVHLKIVNERVTRHGDYRKMPDGRHQITVNASLNTYRFLITLIHEIAHLVAFEKYGRYIKPHGLEWKRTFQQLMLPYINPDVFPSRLLPVIANHFKNPKASSDTDSKLSLALKQYDPENDKNYIFEIPLGGRFRLYNGKIFQRGNKRVKRYECVELSTGRVYLFNPNAEVELLN; this is translated from the coding sequence ATGAAGGAAATCCTGGCAAGATACATCCCTGAACGTGCTTTAGAACCGGCATTTGATTTGATTGTGAAATGTAATGTTCATCTCAAAATTGTTAATGAACGTGTCACTCGCCATGGCGATTATCGCAAAATGCCAGATGGTAGACATCAAATTACTGTTAATGCATCTTTGAATACCTATCGTTTTTTGATAACATTAATCCACGAAATTGCTCATCTTGTAGCTTTCGAAAAATATGGGCGCTATATCAAACCTCACGGATTAGAGTGGAAACGGACTTTTCAGCAATTGATGCTACCATATATAAATCCGGATGTTTTTCCTTCTAGATTGTTACCTGTGATTGCTAATCATTTTAAAAATCCAAAAGCAAGTAGCGATACGGATTCAAAATTATCACTTGCACTAAAACAATATGACCCAGAGAATGATAAAAATTATATCTTTGAAATACCATTAGGAGGTCGATTTAGATTATATAATGGAAAGATTTTCCAAAGAGGAAATAAAAGAGTTAAACGTTATGAATGTGTCGAACTAAGCACAGGTAGAGTATACCTGTTTAACCCCAATGCAGAAGTCGAGCTATTAAATTAA
- a CDS encoding mannose-1-phosphate guanylyltransferase codes for MEKNYYAILMAGGVGSRFWPVSTTEFPKQFHDMLGTGETLIQRTFSRLSKIIPKENIFILTNERYNDLVLQQLPEAEQRQVVTEPAMRNTAPCILYAALKIQKENPDAVMVVAPSDHWIEDEDAFVGNLKQSFDACSEKDILMTLGIQPTFPNTGYGYIQYNKETDAIKKVAQFTEKPDYETAKQFLDQGNYLWNAGIFIWSVKSIVGAFSKFQKEMTALFEKGLDAYNTEEENDFIAVNYPLAENISIDYAILEKAENVYVLPATFDWNDLGTWGSLYDKLDKTDANNAVVNARVLSEDASGNMIRTTTDKIVVVDGLEDYIIVDKEEVLLIYPKKKEQDIKQVLKKVKETYGEKYG; via the coding sequence ATGGAAAAAAATTATTATGCCATTTTAATGGCTGGGGGAGTAGGATCTAGATTCTGGCCTGTTAGTACTACAGAGTTCCCAAAACAGTTTCACGATATGTTGGGTACTGGAGAAACTCTAATTCAAAGAACATTTAGTAGACTATCAAAGATTATCCCAAAGGAAAATATTTTTATATTAACCAATGAGCGATATAACGATTTGGTTTTACAACAATTACCGGAAGCAGAACAACGACAGGTTGTAACAGAACCTGCAATGCGTAATACAGCTCCTTGTATCTTATATGCTGCACTGAAAATTCAAAAAGAAAATCCAGATGCAGTGATGGTAGTGGCACCAAGTGATCACTGGATTGAAGATGAGGATGCATTCGTAGGGAATTTAAAGCAAAGTTTTGATGCTTGCTCAGAAAAAGATATACTAATGACTTTGGGTATCCAACCTACGTTTCCTAATACAGGGTACGGATACATACAATACAATAAAGAAACGGATGCTATTAAAAAAGTAGCTCAGTTTACAGAAAAACCTGATTATGAAACTGCAAAACAGTTTTTAGATCAAGGTAATTATCTATGGAATGCAGGGATCTTTATTTGGAGTGTGAAAAGTATTGTAGGAGCCTTTTCTAAATTCCAAAAAGAGATGACTGCTTTGTTTGAAAAAGGATTAGATGCATACAATACAGAAGAAGAAAATGATTTTATAGCGGTTAATTATCCACTGGCAGAAAATATTTCTATAGATTATGCTATCCTAGAGAAAGCAGAAAATGTATATGTGCTTCCTGCTACTTTTGATTGGAATGATCTCGGTACCTGGGGTTCGCTATATGATAAGCTTGATAAAACCGATGCTAATAATGCAGTGGTAAATGCCAGAGTCTTGTCAGAAGATGCATCAGGTAATATGATTAGAACCACTACAGATAAAATTGTTGTTGTTGATGGACTAGAAGACTATATTATAGTGGATAAAGAAGAAGTACTGTTGATTTATCCTAAAAAGAAAGAACAGGATATTAAACAAGTACTTAAAAAAGTAAAAGAGACCTACGGAGAAAAATACGGATAA
- a CDS encoding DUF389 domain-containing protein, whose protein sequence is MEENTNQPVNSEQEEIKESVKRDAKGLFESVKLFLSGLLDIRSDTDRDQTIEDVKNDIPFKGHTAWILIFSVFVASIGLNVSSTAVVIGAMLISPLMGPIVGVGLSIAINDIDTLKRSLVNLGVMVGLSVLTATLYFAVSPLTELTPELESRTAPTILDVFVAISGGLALIIAKSKKGTMPNAIAGVAIATALMPPLCTVGYGIAELNLDYALGAIYLFSINAIFIALSTFIVAKLLRFPMLRYANSAKRKRIARIASALAIIAIIPAIWTFYVTLNMSNAERDYKSFLANEIDANPNLYLRKEFYEYDYKSIKLYFDGEIAEATVSDLQNELKNYESIRDFTLKISGNKARGIEQISKANDRYIVELNRLETENEALLDKVEDLKIRLALMETQLTEAQKVVPVEILPYNNIAKDAKIRFPDLSELGYGEVLQSNFLKVDTVKVIFPEWKFQVSDSLNNIRNKDLREWITGELKADTLLVK, encoded by the coding sequence ATGGAAGAAAATACAAACCAGCCTGTAAATTCAGAACAAGAAGAAATTAAAGAATCTGTAAAAAGGGATGCCAAAGGCCTTTTTGAGAGTGTTAAATTGTTTCTTTCCGGCTTGTTGGATATACGATCCGATACGGATAGGGATCAGACCATAGAAGATGTCAAAAACGATATCCCGTTTAAAGGACATACAGCATGGATTCTTATATTTTCTGTATTTGTTGCATCCATAGGGCTTAATGTAAGTTCTACAGCTGTAGTGATAGGAGCGATGTTAATTTCTCCATTAATGGGACCAATTGTAGGTGTTGGACTTTCTATTGCAATAAATGATATCGATACACTTAAACGATCTTTGGTGAATTTGGGAGTTATGGTTGGGCTTAGTGTATTAACTGCCACTTTGTATTTTGCAGTTTCACCTTTAACAGAACTTACCCCAGAATTAGAATCCAGAACGGCTCCAACGATTCTGGATGTTTTTGTGGCAATTTCTGGTGGTTTGGCACTGATTATAGCTAAATCCAAAAAAGGGACGATGCCAAATGCTATAGCAGGAGTTGCAATTGCTACAGCTTTAATGCCTCCTTTATGTACGGTAGGATATGGTATTGCAGAATTAAATCTTGATTATGCATTAGGCGCAATATATCTTTTTAGCATTAATGCCATTTTTATTGCATTATCTACTTTTATTGTAGCTAAGTTGTTACGTTTTCCGATGCTACGTTATGCAAATTCTGCAAAAAGAAAGCGTATCGCAAGAATTGCATCTGCTTTGGCAATTATAGCTATAATTCCAGCGATTTGGACCTTTTACGTTACCTTGAACATGAGTAATGCCGAAAGAGATTATAAAAGTTTTTTGGCAAATGAAATTGACGCAAACCCTAACTTATATCTCCGTAAAGAATTCTATGAGTATGATTATAAGTCTATCAAATTATATTTTGATGGTGAAATCGCTGAAGCAACTGTGAGTGATTTACAAAATGAGCTTAAGAATTATGAAAGCATAAGAGATTTTACATTAAAAATTAGTGGTAACAAAGCGAGAGGGATTGAACAAATCTCCAAAGCAAACGATCGATATATTGTGGAGTTAAATCGCCTAGAAACAGAGAATGAAGCATTACTGGATAAGGTTGAAGATCTAAAGATACGATTGGCATTGATGGAAACTCAATTAACCGAAGCACAAAAAGTAGTTCCTGTGGAAATTCTACCGTATAATAATATTGCCAAAGATGCTAAAATCCGTTTCCCGGATTTATCAGAACTGGGATATGGAGAAGTATTACAATCCAATTTCTTAAAAGTAGATACGGTAAAAGTGATTTTTCCTGAATGGAAATTCCAGGTATCGGATAGCTTAAATAATATTAGAAATAAGGACTTAAGAGAGTGGATTACGGGAGAACTGAAAGCGGATACATTATTGGTGAAGTAA
- a CDS encoding ABC transporter ATP-binding protein — protein sequence MIEVKDIHKSFNGEQILKGITTTFERGKTNLIIGTSGSGKTVFLKCMLGLFTPEEGSICYDGATYSDLSTEEQRNLREQMGMVFQGSALFDSMTVEENVMFPLMMFTKQKKEEMRERVNEVLARVNLENANNKLPSEISGGMQKRVAIARAIVTRPKYLFCDEPNSGLDPRTAIVIDNLIKEITEEYDITTVINTHDMNSVMEIGEKIVFLKYGHLEWEGDKTQIFKTDNEAVTEFVYSSNLFKKVRDAQLKGL from the coding sequence ATGATAGAAGTAAAGGATATTCATAAAAGTTTTAATGGAGAACAGATTCTTAAAGGAATCACCACGACTTTCGAGCGCGGCAAAACGAATCTAATCATTGGAACCAGTGGTAGTGGTAAAACTGTTTTTCTAAAATGCATGCTTGGTTTGTTTACACCAGAAGAGGGATCTATCTGTTATGATGGAGCTACCTATTCTGATCTTTCTACAGAGGAACAGAGAAATCTTAGAGAACAAATGGGGATGGTATTTCAGGGGAGTGCATTATTTGATTCTATGACGGTAGAAGAAAATGTAATGTTCCCATTGATGATGTTTACCAAACAGAAAAAAGAAGAAATGCGTGAACGGGTAAATGAAGTATTAGCTCGTGTAAATCTAGAAAACGCAAACAATAAACTTCCATCAGAAATAAGTGGTGGTATGCAAAAACGAGTAGCGATTGCAAGAGCGATTGTAACGAGGCCGAAATATCTATTTTGTGATGAACCTAACTCTGGATTAGATCCCAGAACGGCTATAGTAATTGATAATCTGATAAAAGAAATTACAGAAGAATATGACATCACTACGGTGATCAATACCCACGACATGAATTCAGTTATGGAAATTGGAGAGAAAATTGTTTTCCTAAAATATGGCCATCTAGAGTGGGAAGGTGATAAAACACAAATTTTCAAAACGGATAACGAAGCCGTAACAGAATTCGTATACTCTTCTAACTTGTTTAAGAAAGTAAGAGACGCTCAATTGAAAGGACTTTAG
- a CDS encoding ABC transporter permease, translated as MFYLDDIGRYFLMLKKVFSRMTKGSVLRSLIFKEIDDLIIGSLGITIFLAFFIGAVIAIQTALNLTNPLIPKQLIGFASRQSMILEFAPTFLSVIMAGKVGSFITSSIGTMRVTEQIDALEVMGINSLNYLVFPKIIAMLMYPFIIAIAMFVGVFGAYIAGVYGGFVSGSEFLTGLREEFIPYHLVYAFIKTFIFAFLLATIPSFHGYYMTGGALGVGKASTSAFVWTTVVIVTSNYILTQLLLS; from the coding sequence ATGTTTTATCTGGACGATATCGGTCGTTATTTTTTAATGTTGAAAAAAGTTTTTAGCCGCATGACTAAAGGCTCAGTACTTAGAAGCTTGATTTTTAAAGAAATAGATGACCTTATCATTGGTTCATTAGGGATTACCATATTTCTTGCTTTCTTTATTGGTGCTGTAATTGCAATACAAACTGCTTTAAACCTTACCAATCCACTAATTCCAAAACAATTAATTGGTTTTGCATCTAGGCAATCGATGATTTTAGAATTTGCGCCTACCTTCCTTTCCGTAATTATGGCTGGTAAAGTAGGCTCTTTTATCACATCTAGTATCGGAACCATGAGAGTTACAGAACAAATCGATGCATTAGAGGTAATGGGTATTAACTCTCTGAATTATCTTGTTTTTCCCAAGATCATAGCAATGTTAATGTACCCTTTTATTATAGCAATAGCGATGTTTGTTGGTGTATTTGGAGCTTATATAGCGGGTGTTTATGGAGGGTTCGTTTCTGGCTCTGAGTTTTTAACAGGGCTGCGTGAGGAGTTCATCCCATATCACTTAGTTTATGCATTTATTAAAACTTTTATTTTTGCCTTTCTACTAGCAACCATCCCATCTTTTCACGGGTATTATATGACAGGTGGAGCATTAGGAGTTGGTAAAGCAAGTACTTCTGCGTTTGTTTGGACAACAGTGGTTATTGTAACTTCTAATTATATACTAACTCAATTATTGTTAAGCTAA
- the pafA gene encoding alkaline phosphatase PafA, protein MIKKVFLILGAVLFSIQCKSQQVQPDPNSNEFSREKTINISPKLVVGMVVDQMRYDYLTRFYNRFGEGGFKRMIREGFNCKNNHFNYVPTYTGPGHASVFTGTTPQNHGIISNYWYDKFSKKGVYCASDPSVRAVGSDSEMERMSPHRMKTTTVADQNRLHTQLKGKSIGIAIKDRGAILPAGHSANGAYWFRGKDEGKWITSTYYRKDLPNWVQKFNDSDKAESYLKVWNTLYDINSYTESGSDLNNFEAGFKGKETATFPYDLANLKDQNEGYDIIKGSAYGNSLTADFAIAAIDGEALGKDEITDFLTVSFSSTDYVGHNFGVNSKEIEDTYLRLDKDLERFFNALDAKVGKRNYTVFLTADHGAVHVPSYLQTVKIPSGYFKKDTLSTKIMTFVKERFKVDGLIEKVDNDQVFFAYDVLNKNNIDAQNLQKAIAHYVLQYDQIDKVFTREQLLMGTYTEGIAALVQKGFNQKRSGDVVFVLDPATILYSRTGSTHGSGLNYDTHAPLLFMGKGIKQGSTTERTTIPDIAPTISALLGITFPNGATGDVLPFVLK, encoded by the coding sequence ATGATAAAGAAAGTATTCTTAATTCTTGGAGCGGTTCTGTTTTCTATACAATGTAAGTCACAGCAAGTACAACCAGACCCAAATTCTAATGAATTTTCTAGAGAAAAGACTATAAATATTTCACCAAAACTAGTAGTTGGGATGGTGGTGGATCAAATGAGATATGATTATCTAACACGTTTTTATAATCGTTTTGGAGAAGGTGGTTTTAAGAGAATGATCAGAGAAGGATTTAATTGTAAAAACAATCATTTTAATTATGTTCCTACGTATACTGGTCCAGGACATGCATCGGTGTTTACTGGTACGACTCCTCAGAATCACGGGATTATCTCTAATTATTGGTATGATAAGTTTAGTAAAAAGGGTGTGTACTGCGCTAGTGATCCATCAGTAAGAGCAGTTGGTTCGGATAGTGAGATGGAGAGAATGTCTCCACATCGTATGAAAACGACAACAGTTGCAGATCAGAATCGATTGCACACACAATTAAAAGGAAAGTCTATTGGGATTGCAATAAAAGACAGAGGAGCAATTTTACCTGCAGGACATTCCGCAAATGGCGCGTATTGGTTTAGAGGGAAAGATGAAGGAAAATGGATTACCAGTACATATTATAGAAAGGACTTGCCAAACTGGGTACAAAAGTTTAATGATTCTGACAAGGCTGAATCCTATCTAAAAGTGTGGAATACCCTATATGATATTAATTCATATACAGAAAGTGGATCAGACCTAAATAATTTTGAGGCAGGGTTCAAAGGAAAAGAAACTGCTACATTTCCCTATGACTTAGCTAATCTAAAGGATCAAAATGAAGGCTATGATATTATTAAAGGATCTGCTTACGGTAATAGCTTAACTGCGGATTTTGCCATTGCAGCAATCGATGGTGAGGCTTTAGGTAAAGATGAAATTACTGATTTTCTAACAGTGAGTTTTTCTAGTACGGATTATGTTGGGCATAATTTTGGAGTAAATTCCAAAGAAATAGAGGACACATATTTGAGATTGGATAAAGATTTGGAAAGATTTTTTAATGCATTAGATGCTAAAGTTGGAAAAAGAAATTATACGGTTTTTTTAACCGCAGATCACGGAGCTGTTCACGTACCATCGTATTTGCAGACAGTAAAAATACCGTCAGGTTATTTTAAAAAGGATACTTTATCAACTAAGATTATGACTTTTGTAAAGGAAAGGTTTAAAGTGGATGGATTGATAGAGAAAGTAGATAATGATCAAGTCTTTTTTGCATATGATGTTTTAAATAAAAATAATATAGATGCTCAGAATTTACAGAAAGCTATTGCCCATTACGTCTTACAATATGATCAAATAGATAAAGTATTTACCAGAGAACAATTATTAATGGGGACATATACTGAAGGAATTGCCGCCCTAGTTCAAAAAGGATTTAATCAGAAAAGAAGTGGCGATGTTGTTTTTGTATTGGACCCTGCGACTATTCTATATTCTAGGACAGGATCTACACACGGAAGTGGATTGAATTATGATACCCATGCTCCTTTATTGTTTATGGGTAAAGGTATTAAACAAGGAAGCACTACAGAGAGAACAACCATTCCCGATATTGCTCCAACTATTTCTGCGTTATTAGGAATAACATTTCCTAATGGTGCAACAGGAGATGTGTTGCCTTTTGTATTGAAGTAA